A region of the Mesoterricola sediminis genome:
GTGCCTTCGCTCTCGGTCGTGAACCCGGGCTCGCGGGCCAGGACGAGGTGCACCCAGCGGCGCTCGCGGGGGCTCAGGGAGGCGAAGGTGTACGACCCCAGGCTCCGGGCCTTCTCGGCCGCGAACTGGGCCATGGCCACGATCTCCTTCATGCGGAAGAGGCGGAAGGACTGCACGTCCAGGTAGGCCTGGCGGTGCTCCTCGCGCTCGCCCTGGGCCTCGTGGACGAGGAACTGGAGGGCGTCCAGGGCCATGCCCTTGTTGGCCGCCAGCCAGTGGGCGTCGGGACCGTCGATCACGATGCGGTTGGGAAAGAGTTCCTCATCCCCGGAGGGAACGGTCGCCGTGGTCACCTGGAGGCC
Encoded here:
- a CDS encoding R3H domain-containing nucleic acid-binding protein encodes the protein MRKASLSLDQVPEAVGRWCSHLGLQVTTATVPSGDEELFPNRIVIDGPDAHWLAANKGMALDALQFLVHEAQGEREEHRQAYLDVQSFRLFRMKEIVAMAQFAAEKARSLGSYTFASLSPRERRWVHLVLAREPGFTTESEGTGTFKALKVSRV